The Mycobacterium sp. 3519A genome contains a region encoding:
- the frc gene encoding formyl-CoA transferase encodes MTDLPLSGIKVIDFTGVQAGPACTQMLAWLGADVLKVERTSGGDVTRNQLRDIPELDALYFTMLNSNKRSLAINTKSPEGLEVMEKLIREADVLVENFAPGAMDRMGLSWEKIQEWNPRLIFGSVKGFNDDSSWNDLKVYENVAQCAGGNASTTGFWDGPPTVAGAALGDSNTGMHLLIGILTALIHREKTGKGQKVSAAMQDAVLNLCRVKLRDQQRLERVGYLEEYPQWPNGEFGEAVPRGGNAGGGGQPGWVVKCKGWETDPNAYIYFTIQEQNWKRTAEAIGRPEWVDDPGYSTARARQDKIFDIFAEIEKWLADKTKWEAVDILREWEVPCAPVMSMKDLAEDKDLRKSGSIVEVEQPGRGTYLTVGSPIKFSSFKPDIKGAPLLGEHTDQVLAELGYDAETIAAWHEKKIVV; translated from the coding sequence ATGACCGATTTGCCCCTCTCCGGGATCAAGGTGATTGACTTCACCGGGGTCCAGGCAGGCCCGGCGTGCACCCAGATGCTCGCCTGGCTCGGAGCCGACGTCCTGAAGGTCGAGCGGACGAGCGGCGGTGATGTCACGCGTAACCAGTTGCGGGACATCCCCGAACTGGACGCGCTGTACTTCACCATGCTCAACAGCAACAAGCGCTCGCTGGCGATCAACACGAAGTCACCCGAGGGTCTCGAGGTGATGGAGAAGCTGATTCGCGAGGCGGACGTGCTGGTGGAGAACTTCGCACCGGGCGCCATGGACCGGATGGGCCTGTCGTGGGAGAAGATCCAGGAATGGAACCCGCGGTTGATCTTCGGTTCCGTCAAGGGCTTCAACGACGACTCGTCCTGGAATGACCTCAAGGTGTACGAGAACGTCGCGCAGTGTGCCGGCGGCAACGCCTCGACCACCGGGTTCTGGGATGGCCCGCCGACCGTTGCCGGCGCCGCCCTTGGCGACAGCAACACGGGTATGCACCTGCTGATTGGCATCCTGACCGCGCTGATCCACCGGGAGAAGACCGGCAAGGGCCAGAAGGTTTCGGCCGCCATGCAGGACGCCGTGCTGAACCTGTGCCGGGTCAAGCTGCGCGACCAGCAGCGCCTGGAGCGTGTCGGCTACCTGGAGGAGTACCCGCAGTGGCCGAACGGCGAGTTCGGCGAGGCCGTTCCGCGCGGTGGCAACGCAGGCGGCGGCGGGCAGCCGGGCTGGGTCGTCAAGTGCAAGGGCTGGGAGACCGACCCCAACGCCTACATCTACTTCACCATTCAGGAGCAGAACTGGAAGCGCACCGCCGAGGCAATCGGTCGGCCCGAGTGGGTGGACGACCCCGGCTACAGCACCGCGCGTGCCCGTCAGGACAAGATCTTCGACATCTTCGCCGAGATCGAGAAGTGGCTGGCGGACAAGACGAAGTGGGAAGCGGTCGACATTCTGCGTGAGTGGGAGGTGCCGTGTGCGCCCGTCATGTCCATGAAGGACCTCGCGGAGGACAAGGACCTGCGCAAGAGCGGCAGCATCGTCGAGGTCGAGCAGCCGGGCCGGGGTACCTACCTGACCGTCGGCAGCCCGATCAAGTTCTCGTCGTTCAAGCCCGACATCAAGGGCGCGCCACTGCTCGGTGAGCACACCGACCAGGTCCTCGCCGAACTGGGCTACGACGCGGAGACCATCGCTGCGTGGCACGAGAAGAAGATCGTCGTTTAA
- the pyk gene encoding pyruvate kinase — MNRRAKIVCTLGPATATAPQLAELIDAGMDVARLNFSHGSQAEHSAVYDTVRRIAAERGRAVGVLADLQGPKIRLGRFAEGPVFWADGEQIVITTSACAGDHDRVSTTYDGLAADVRPGDRLLVNDGKIELRVLDVDDTDVRCEVIHGGPVSDNKGISLPGVAVSVPPLSEKDIEDLKFALELGVDMVAMSFVRAPEEVKLAHAIMDEMGKRVPVMVKLEKPEAVSDLPAIIDAFDGLMVARGDLGVEMPLEQVPLVQKRAISLCRQAAKPVIVATHMLDSMVADTRPTRAEVSDVANAIFDGADAVMLSAETSVGAYPAHTVETMGRIVMTAEDALRQGKATEQALREDEDAGISDAVAAAACQLGRRIGAVALCCFTRSGDTAMRLARQRSPLPLIAFAHNESVRARLAFTWGIQSAVLAPSSTPETMPAVVSRGLADLGISHPGSLVVVVSGSRDGVAGYTDRMRVLRIE; from the coding sequence GTGAACCGACGCGCCAAGATCGTCTGCACACTCGGACCGGCCACCGCGACCGCTCCGCAGCTGGCCGAACTCATCGACGCCGGAATGGATGTGGCCCGGCTCAACTTCAGTCATGGTTCGCAGGCCGAGCATTCGGCGGTCTATGACACCGTGCGCCGCATCGCCGCCGAGCGGGGGCGTGCCGTGGGTGTGCTCGCCGACCTGCAGGGCCCGAAGATCCGGCTCGGCCGGTTCGCCGAGGGGCCGGTGTTCTGGGCCGACGGCGAGCAGATCGTGATCACCACGTCGGCGTGCGCCGGCGACCACGACAGGGTGTCGACGACGTACGACGGGCTGGCCGCAGATGTGCGTCCAGGTGACCGACTGCTGGTCAACGACGGCAAGATCGAACTGCGGGTGCTCGACGTGGACGACACCGATGTGCGCTGTGAGGTCATCCACGGCGGACCCGTCAGTGACAACAAGGGCATCTCGCTACCGGGTGTCGCGGTCAGCGTGCCGCCGCTGTCCGAGAAGGACATCGAAGATCTCAAGTTCGCCCTCGAACTCGGTGTCGACATGGTGGCCATGTCGTTCGTGCGGGCGCCCGAAGAGGTCAAGCTGGCGCACGCGATCATGGACGAGATGGGCAAGCGAGTTCCCGTCATGGTGAAACTCGAGAAACCGGAGGCGGTTTCGGACCTGCCCGCGATCATCGATGCGTTCGACGGCTTGATGGTCGCGCGCGGCGACCTCGGCGTCGAGATGCCGCTTGAGCAGGTTCCGCTGGTGCAGAAGCGGGCGATCAGCTTGTGCAGGCAGGCGGCCAAACCGGTCATCGTCGCGACGCACATGCTCGATTCGATGGTCGCCGACACGCGCCCGACGCGGGCGGAGGTGTCCGACGTCGCCAACGCGATCTTCGACGGCGCCGACGCGGTGATGCTGTCCGCGGAGACCAGCGTCGGCGCCTACCCTGCGCACACCGTCGAGACGATGGGTCGCATCGTCATGACGGCCGAAGACGCACTGCGACAAGGCAAAGCGACCGAACAAGCGCTGCGGGAAGACGAGGACGCGGGCATCAGCGATGCGGTTGCCGCGGCCGCGTGCCAGCTCGGCAGGCGAATCGGAGCGGTGGCGCTGTGCTGCTTCACCCGGTCGGGGGACACCGCGATGCGGTTGGCCCGGCAACGGTCGCCGTTGCCGCTGATCGCGTTCGCGCACAACGAATCGGTCAGGGCGCGGTTGGCGTTCACCTGGGGGATCCAGTCGGCGGTGTTGGCCCCGTCGAGCACACCGGAGACCATGCCTGCGGTGGTGAGCCGTGGTCTGGCCGATCTCGGTATCTCGCATCCGGGCAGCCTGGTGGTCGTGGTGTCCGGGAGCCGTGACGGCGTCGCGGGCTACACCGACCGGATGCGCGTGCTGCGCATCGAGTGA
- a CDS encoding PAS domain S-box protein gives MTGVTEEWLAAAVVRESGEAIVVTDPAGIIRLWNEGSARMFGYSVEEALGQNLDIIIPEKLRERHWKGYFQTMATGYTRYGDKLLSVPATHRDGHRLSIEFSVALLRDDADQIVGISAIMREVSERRNAERELRAKIAELESRAASA, from the coding sequence GTGACCGGTGTGACCGAGGAATGGCTTGCCGCGGCGGTCGTCAGGGAATCCGGCGAGGCCATCGTGGTCACCGATCCGGCCGGAATCATCAGGTTGTGGAATGAGGGGTCCGCGCGGATGTTCGGCTACTCGGTCGAGGAGGCGCTGGGCCAGAACCTGGACATCATCATTCCGGAGAAGCTGCGCGAGCGGCACTGGAAGGGCTACTTCCAGACCATGGCCACCGGATATACCCGGTACGGCGACAAGCTGCTGAGCGTGCCTGCCACCCACCGCGACGGGCATCGGCTGTCGATCGAGTTCAGTGTCGCGCTGCTGCGGGACGATGCCGACCAGATCGTCGGGATCTCGGCGATCATGCGCGAGGTCAGCGAGCGCCGCAACGCCGAGCGTGAACTGCGCGCCAAGATCGCCGAACTCGAAAGCCGGGCGGCGTCGGCCTGA
- a CDS encoding LysR family transcriptional regulator, protein MLLRQLEYFVAVARERHFARAAESCYVSQPALSTSIAKLERELSVTLINRGQNFEGLTPEGERLVVWAKRVLAEHDALKAEAAAMRSGISATLRLGTGPTVSTTAALPVAAFCALHPLARVKVCSRLSSTELLRQLRDFELDVAIAHFGPDDQSGLEVVPLYEEQYVLLVAGDQLVPSARTITWAEAAQLPLALLTPDMRFRQFIDKAFAGSGALPAPQVETDSVASLYAHVATGAWASVVPHTWLRAMPVNGAARVIRLVGPDTTAQISMAIHAGMPGSVAARAFLNVAVGTPLNDIFELHGKDLVHVA, encoded by the coding sequence GTGCTGCTGCGCCAACTGGAGTACTTCGTGGCGGTGGCCAGGGAGCGACACTTTGCGCGCGCGGCCGAGAGCTGCTACGTGTCGCAGCCTGCGCTGTCCACCTCGATCGCAAAGTTGGAACGCGAGCTCAGCGTCACCCTCATCAACCGTGGCCAGAACTTCGAAGGGTTGACCCCCGAGGGCGAACGGTTGGTCGTCTGGGCCAAGCGCGTGCTCGCCGAGCACGACGCTCTCAAGGCCGAGGCCGCCGCGATGCGCTCCGGCATCTCGGCGACGTTGCGGCTCGGGACGGGGCCGACGGTGTCGACGACGGCGGCTCTTCCGGTGGCGGCATTCTGCGCGCTGCACCCGTTGGCAAGGGTGAAGGTGTGCTCGCGGCTATCGTCCACCGAGTTGCTCCGTCAACTCCGCGACTTCGAATTGGACGTGGCCATCGCACATTTCGGCCCTGACGACCAGTCGGGGCTCGAGGTGGTGCCGCTGTATGAAGAGCAGTATGTGCTTCTGGTGGCGGGTGATCAGCTGGTGCCGTCAGCACGGACCATCACCTGGGCCGAGGCGGCCCAGTTGCCGCTGGCACTGCTCACACCCGATATGCGCTTTCGCCAGTTCATCGACAAGGCCTTCGCAGGCAGCGGGGCGCTGCCCGCGCCGCAGGTCGAAACCGACTCCGTCGCATCGCTTTACGCACACGTCGCGACCGGCGCGTGGGCCAGCGTGGTGCCGCACACCTGGCTGCGCGCGATGCCGGTGAACGGCGCGGCGAGGGTGATCCGCCTGGTCGGGCCCGACACCACAGCACAGATCTCGATGGCGATTCACGCCGGCATGCCCGGCTCCGTCGCCGCGCGGGCGTTCTTGAACGTCGCCGTCGGAACGCCGTTGAACGACATCTTCGAACTGCACGGAAAGGATCTCGTCCACGTCGCATAA
- the oxc gene encoding oxalyl-CoA decarboxylase yields MTIASLPDTEVESAPEPQEPGALTDGIHLVVDALKLNDVHTIYGVVGIPITDLARLAQASGIRYIGFRHESDAGHAAAAAGFLTKKPGICLTVSAPGFLNGLVALANATTNCFPMVQISGSSERHLVDLQRGDYEEMDQLAAARMFAKAAYRVSRAEDIGRGIARAIRTAASGRPGGVYLDIPAAVLGEVIDAAEASKTLWKVVNPAPRQLPETEMVDSAIDLLANAKRPLIVLGKGAAYAQADEQIREFVETTGVPYLPMSMAKGLLPDDHPQSAATARSLALKRADVVMLVGARLNWLLGHGDAPQWNPDAKFIQVDIAANEMDSNQPIAAPLVGDIGSVMEALLERAKPGQISVQSDWREELEAKSSSNVAKMAGRLESALTAHPMKFLGALQAIRDVLQDNPQAYVVNEGANALDLARNTIGMQVPRHRLDSGTWGVMGIGMGYAIAAAVETGDPVVAIEGDSAFGFSGMELEAICRYNLPIVTVILNNSGVYRGDESSNTTDPAPTVLQARHEYMIKAFGGKGYQATTPAEVAAALREALASGRPALIDCVIDPSDGTESGNIAHLNPKGITAKH; encoded by the coding sequence ATGACCATTGCTTCCCTGCCGGACACGGAGGTAGAGAGCGCCCCCGAGCCGCAAGAGCCGGGTGCTCTCACCGATGGGATCCATCTGGTCGTGGACGCGCTCAAGCTCAACGACGTACACACCATCTACGGTGTGGTCGGCATCCCGATCACCGACCTGGCCCGCCTCGCCCAGGCATCGGGCATCCGCTACATCGGTTTCCGCCACGAGAGCGACGCCGGCCACGCTGCGGCCGCAGCGGGCTTTTTGACCAAGAAGCCCGGCATCTGCCTGACCGTCTCGGCCCCCGGCTTCCTCAACGGCCTTGTGGCACTGGCTAATGCGACCACCAACTGCTTCCCGATGGTCCAGATCTCCGGCTCCAGTGAGCGCCATCTGGTCGACCTGCAGCGCGGCGACTACGAGGAGATGGACCAGCTGGCGGCGGCCAGGATGTTCGCCAAGGCGGCCTACCGAGTATCGCGGGCCGAGGACATCGGCCGGGGTATCGCCCGCGCCATCCGCACCGCGGCCTCCGGCCGTCCCGGCGGCGTGTACCTCGACATCCCGGCCGCGGTGCTGGGCGAGGTGATCGACGCGGCAGAGGCCTCCAAGACGTTGTGGAAGGTCGTCAACCCCGCGCCGCGGCAACTGCCGGAGACCGAAATGGTCGACTCCGCAATCGATCTGCTCGCCAACGCCAAGCGGCCACTGATCGTGCTCGGTAAGGGCGCGGCCTACGCGCAGGCCGACGAGCAGATCCGCGAATTCGTCGAGACCACCGGCGTACCGTACCTGCCGATGTCGATGGCCAAGGGCCTGCTGCCCGACGACCACCCACAGTCGGCGGCCACCGCCCGCTCGCTGGCCCTCAAGCGCGCCGACGTCGTGATGCTCGTCGGAGCCCGGCTCAACTGGCTGCTCGGACACGGCGATGCGCCGCAATGGAATCCGGACGCCAAGTTCATCCAGGTGGACATCGCTGCCAACGAGATGGACAGCAACCAACCGATCGCGGCGCCGCTGGTCGGCGACATCGGCTCGGTGATGGAGGCGCTGCTCGAGCGGGCGAAGCCCGGCCAGATCAGCGTGCAGTCCGACTGGCGCGAAGAGCTGGAGGCGAAGTCGTCGTCGAACGTCGCCAAGATGGCAGGCCGACTGGAATCGGCGCTGACCGCGCACCCGATGAAATTCCTCGGAGCGCTGCAGGCCATCCGCGACGTGCTGCAGGACAACCCGCAGGCCTACGTCGTCAACGAGGGCGCCAACGCACTCGACTTGGCGCGCAACACGATTGGCATGCAGGTGCCGCGGCACCGGCTGGACAGCGGCACATGGGGCGTGATGGGCATCGGCATGGGTTACGCGATCGCCGCCGCCGTCGAGACCGGTGACCCGGTCGTCGCGATCGAGGGCGACAGCGCATTCGGGTTCTCCGGTATGGAACTGGAGGCGATTTGCCGCTACAACCTGCCGATCGTCACCGTCATCCTCAACAACAGCGGCGTCTACCGCGGAGACGAATCGTCGAACACGACGGACCCGGCGCCGACCGTGCTGCAGGCAAGGCACGAATACATGATCAAAGCGTTCGGTGGCAAGGGATATCAGGCCACGACACCCGCAGAAGTTGCGGCAGCACTGCGCGAAGCCCTCGCGTCGGGCAGGCCTGCGCTCATCGACTGCGTCATCGATCCCTCGGACGGGACCGAGAGCGGCAACATCGCGCATCTCAACCCGAAGGGCATCACCGCAAAGCACTGA
- the fdhF gene encoding formate dehydrogenase subunit alpha: MSLLKEPDFGTPAKTGPATVSLEVDGFPVSVPEGTSVMRAAATAGVDIPKLCATDRLDAFGSCRLCLVEIDGRRGTPASCTTPVADGMVVRTQTPKVAKLRENVMELYISDHPLDCLTCGANGDCELQDMAGVVGLRQVRYGYEGENHFDAVKDQSNPYFDFDPSKCIVCSRCVRACDEIQGTFALTIEGRGFESKVSPGAGELFMDSECVSCGACVQACPTATLQERSVIELGMPSRSVVTTCAYCGVGCSFKAELRGDELVRMVPYKDGGANEGHSCVKGRFAFGYATHPDRKLKPMVRDAITDPWREVEWDEAIDTVARRMLDIRRRHGAGAIGAITSSRCTNEEVYVVQKMVRAAFGNNNVDTCARVCHSPTGYGLKQTFGESAGTQDFRSVAEADVIMVIGANPTDGHPVFASRMKQRIRQGAKLIVVDPRRIDLVRSPHIEADHHLQLKPGTNVAVVNAIAHVVVTEGLVDTAFIADRCEGFEEWAEFIARPENSPEAVQEITGVPAAEVRAAARLYAQAPNGAIYYGLGVTEHSQGSTMVMGMANLAMACGNIGRDGVGVNPLRGQNNVQGSCDMGSFPHEFSGYRHVADDAVREVFENLWGTALLPEPGLRIPNMFDAAIEGSFRGLFVHGEDIAQSDPNVGHVTAALGAMELVIVQDLFLNETAKFAHVFLPGASFLEKDGTFTNAERRINRVRAVMKPKSGKHEWDIVCEIATAMGYPMHYDHPSQIMDEIASVTPTFAGVTFDRIDEMGSIQWPCDGDAPDGTPIMHVEEFTRGKGRFMPTPFVPTDERSTRRFPLILTTGRILSQYNVGAQTRRTANIAWHQEDVLEIHPHDAEDRGITDGDEVTVASRVGKTKLRARISDRMPTGVVYTTFHYPVTGANVVTTDNSDWATNCPEYKVTAVQVTLAHPVVTEHAERAFDGVLTAELVD; encoded by the coding sequence ATGAGTCTGCTCAAGGAACCCGACTTCGGCACCCCGGCCAAGACCGGACCCGCGACGGTCTCGCTCGAGGTCGACGGATTCCCGGTGTCGGTGCCGGAGGGCACGTCGGTGATGCGCGCGGCCGCGACGGCCGGTGTCGACATCCCCAAGCTGTGTGCGACCGATCGACTCGACGCGTTCGGCTCCTGCCGGCTGTGCCTGGTCGAGATCGACGGCCGCCGCGGCACGCCCGCGTCGTGCACCACTCCGGTGGCCGACGGCATGGTGGTGCGCACGCAGACGCCGAAGGTGGCCAAGCTGCGTGAGAACGTCATGGAGCTCTACATCTCCGACCACCCGTTGGACTGTCTCACCTGCGGCGCCAACGGCGACTGCGAATTGCAGGACATGGCAGGCGTTGTCGGGCTGCGCCAGGTGCGGTACGGCTACGAGGGCGAGAACCACTTCGACGCGGTCAAGGACCAGAGCAACCCGTACTTCGACTTCGATCCGTCGAAATGCATTGTCTGCTCCCGCTGTGTGCGCGCATGTGACGAGATTCAAGGCACGTTTGCGCTGACCATCGAGGGCCGTGGCTTCGAGTCGAAGGTCTCACCCGGCGCAGGCGAGTTGTTCATGGACTCCGAATGTGTGTCGTGCGGTGCCTGCGTGCAGGCGTGCCCGACCGCGACCCTGCAGGAACGCTCGGTGATCGAACTGGGCATGCCGTCGCGGTCCGTGGTCACCACCTGTGCCTACTGCGGTGTGGGATGTTCATTCAAAGCCGAACTGCGCGGCGACGAACTGGTCCGCATGGTGCCCTACAAGGACGGCGGCGCCAACGAGGGACACTCATGTGTCAAGGGCCGGTTCGCCTTTGGCTACGCCACCCATCCCGACCGCAAGCTCAAGCCCATGGTGCGCGACGCGATCACCGATCCGTGGCGCGAAGTGGAATGGGACGAGGCGATCGACACCGTCGCACGCAGGATGCTCGACATCCGGCGACGGCACGGCGCAGGCGCGATCGGCGCCATCACCTCGTCGCGGTGCACGAACGAAGAGGTCTACGTCGTGCAGAAGATGGTCCGCGCCGCGTTCGGCAACAACAACGTCGACACCTGCGCGCGGGTGTGCCACTCGCCGACGGGGTATGGCTTGAAGCAGACCTTCGGTGAGTCGGCAGGCACCCAGGACTTCCGGTCCGTCGCCGAAGCCGACGTGATCATGGTGATCGGTGCCAATCCCACCGACGGTCACCCGGTCTTCGCGTCCAGGATGAAGCAGCGGATCCGCCAGGGCGCAAAGCTCATCGTCGTCGACCCCCGTCGCATCGACCTGGTTCGCTCTCCACACATCGAGGCCGATCACCACCTGCAGTTGAAGCCCGGCACGAACGTGGCCGTGGTCAACGCGATCGCACATGTGGTGGTGACCGAGGGCCTGGTCGACACGGCGTTCATCGCGGACCGCTGTGAGGGCTTCGAGGAATGGGCGGAGTTCATCGCCCGCCCGGAGAACAGTCCTGAAGCGGTGCAGGAGATCACGGGTGTGCCCGCCGCGGAGGTACGCGCCGCGGCGCGGTTGTACGCGCAGGCCCCCAATGGCGCCATCTACTACGGCCTCGGTGTGACCGAGCACAGCCAGGGCTCGACCATGGTGATGGGCATGGCGAACCTGGCGATGGCGTGCGGCAACATCGGCCGTGACGGCGTCGGGGTCAACCCGTTGCGCGGTCAGAACAACGTGCAGGGCTCCTGTGACATGGGGTCGTTCCCGCACGAATTCAGCGGGTACCGGCATGTGGCCGACGACGCGGTGCGTGAGGTCTTCGAAAACCTCTGGGGCACAGCCCTGTTGCCGGAGCCCGGGCTTCGCATCCCGAACATGTTCGACGCCGCGATCGAGGGCAGCTTCCGCGGCCTGTTCGTGCACGGCGAGGACATCGCGCAGTCGGACCCGAACGTCGGACACGTCACCGCCGCGCTTGGCGCGATGGAGTTGGTGATCGTCCAGGACCTGTTCCTCAACGAGACCGCCAAGTTCGCGCACGTGTTCCTGCCCGGCGCCTCGTTCCTGGAGAAGGACGGCACATTCACCAACGCCGAACGACGGATCAACCGCGTGCGCGCGGTGATGAAACCGAAGAGTGGCAAGCACGAGTGGGACATCGTCTGCGAGATCGCGACGGCGATGGGCTACCCCATGCACTACGACCACCCCAGCCAGATCATGGACGAGATCGCTTCGGTGACACCGACCTTCGCCGGCGTGACGTTCGACCGGATCGATGAGATGGGCAGCATCCAGTGGCCCTGCGACGGCGACGCGCCCGACGGCACGCCGATCATGCACGTGGAGGAATTCACCAGGGGCAAGGGCAGATTCATGCCGACGCCGTTCGTGCCTACCGACGAGCGCAGCACCCGCCGCTTCCCGCTGATCTTGACGACCGGCCGGATTCTGAGCCAGTACAACGTCGGCGCCCAGACCCGCCGCACGGCCAACATCGCCTGGCATCAGGAAGATGTGCTCGAGATTCATCCGCACGACGCCGAGGATCGCGGCATCACCGATGGCGACGAGGTGACTGTCGCCAGTCGCGTCGGCAAGACGAAACTGCGGGCCAGGATCTCCGACCGGATGCCGACGGGAGTCGTGTACACCACGTTCCACTATCCGGTGACGGGGGCGAACGTGGTGACCACCGACAACTCGGACTGGGCCACGAACTGCCCGGAGTACAAGGTGACCGCGGTTCAGGTGACGCTGGCCCATCCGGTCGTCACCGAGCACGCGGAGCGCGCGTTCGACGGCGTGCTGACCGCGGAACTGGTGGACTGA
- a CDS encoding formate dehydrogenase subunit delta, whose translation MAANAPAEIKMINNIAAHFGYLRDEQAANAVADHIRRFWDPRMKQRLLLLAASDTEDLDPIAATAAGLLR comes from the coding sequence ATGGCGGCCAACGCTCCCGCGGAGATCAAGATGATCAACAACATCGCCGCGCATTTCGGCTATCTGCGCGACGAGCAGGCCGCCAATGCGGTGGCCGATCACATCCGGCGGTTCTGGGATCCGCGCATGAAGCAGCGACTGCTATTGCTCGCTGCCTCGGACACAGAGGATCTCGATCCGATCGCGGCAACTGCGGCGGGCCTGCTGCGCTGA
- a CDS encoding formate dehydrogenase subunit gamma, with product MNTALVRDIVTTHKGQRGALLPILHAIQEALGCVPPEAIPVLADELNLSRADVHGVVSFYHDFRSTPAGRTTVRICRGEACQAVGAQRLVDHLQDTRGLSLGDTSADGSVTVEQVFCLGNCALGPAAQVNGRLRGRLDEARLTTILDEAVAQ from the coding sequence ATGAACACCGCCCTTGTTCGAGATATCGTCACGACTCACAAAGGGCAGCGAGGCGCTTTGCTTCCGATCCTGCACGCCATCCAGGAAGCACTGGGATGCGTTCCACCGGAGGCTATTCCGGTGCTCGCTGACGAATTGAACCTGTCCCGCGCCGACGTGCACGGCGTGGTGTCCTTCTATCACGACTTCCGTTCGACGCCCGCTGGGCGTACCACGGTCCGCATCTGCCGCGGAGAGGCCTGTCAGGCCGTCGGTGCGCAACGTCTGGTGGACCACCTGCAAGACACCCGCGGGCTGAGTCTAGGGGACACCAGCGCGGACGGTTCCGTCACTGTCGAACAGGTCTTCTGCCTCGGCAACTGCGCGTTGGGGCCCGCGGCGCAAGTGAACGGCCGGCTGCGGGGACGGCTGGACGAAGCACGCTTGACGACGATCCTTGATGAGGCGGTCGCGCAATGA
- a CDS encoding NADH-quinone oxidoreductase subunit NuoF: MNTPVTVYVPRDSAAKSVGADDVAAALNSAATRRGRAVQVVRNGSRGMLWLEPLVEVETPQGRVGYGPVAAADVDDLVAAGLLDGADLPQRLGVVDELPWLASQNRVTFSRMGVTDPLSPDDYLRHGGIVGLVRALEMSPADVVAEVTESGLRGRGGAGFPAGIKWKTVLDCVDELKFVCCNADEGDSGTFADRMLMEGDPFLLIEGMTIAAYAVGATEGYIYIRSEYPDAIATMRAAIEIAYGRGWLGDGVLGSSLNFDLFVRVGGGAYICGEETSMLESLEGKRGMVRAKPPIPAINGLFGKPTVVNNVLTLGTVPTVLAHGAKAYQQLGVERSRGTQVFQLGGNIKHGGIVETAFGITLGELVDGYGGGTRSGRSVRAVQVGGPLGAYLPRAQFDLPMDYEAFAAAGAMVGHGGVVVFDETVDMAAQARFAMEFCAAESCGKCTPCRVGAVRGVEVIDRITAGEHRDENLALLEDLCDVMTEGSLCAMGGLTPMPVRSAINHFPDDFSAKEPTAKEPISARTEGQP, encoded by the coding sequence ATGAACACACCCGTAACTGTTTACGTGCCAAGGGACTCCGCGGCCAAGTCGGTCGGCGCCGACGACGTCGCAGCAGCACTGAACAGCGCGGCGACGCGCCGCGGCCGCGCTGTTCAGGTGGTGCGCAACGGGTCCCGCGGAATGCTCTGGCTCGAGCCGCTGGTGGAGGTGGAGACCCCGCAGGGGCGCGTCGGCTATGGGCCGGTGGCGGCCGCCGACGTCGACGACCTGGTGGCGGCCGGCCTCCTGGACGGAGCCGACCTGCCGCAGCGGCTGGGCGTGGTCGACGAATTGCCTTGGCTGGCATCGCAGAACCGGGTCACCTTCTCCCGGATGGGTGTCACCGATCCGCTGTCGCCCGACGACTATCTGCGGCACGGCGGCATCGTCGGCCTGGTTCGTGCGCTCGAGATGTCGCCGGCGGACGTCGTCGCTGAGGTGACGGAGTCCGGATTGCGCGGCCGCGGCGGCGCAGGATTCCCGGCCGGCATCAAGTGGAAGACGGTGCTCGACTGCGTCGACGAGTTGAAGTTCGTCTGCTGTAACGCCGACGAAGGCGACAGCGGCACGTTCGCCGACCGCATGCTGATGGAGGGCGATCCGTTCCTGCTCATCGAGGGCATGACGATCGCCGCGTACGCGGTCGGCGCCACCGAGGGCTACATCTACATCAGGTCGGAGTACCCCGACGCGATCGCCACGATGCGCGCCGCGATCGAGATCGCTTACGGCCGAGGGTGGCTCGGCGACGGCGTGCTCGGCTCGTCACTGAACTTCGACCTCTTCGTGCGCGTGGGCGGCGGCGCCTACATCTGCGGCGAGGAAACCTCGATGCTGGAGAGTCTGGAGGGCAAGCGCGGCATGGTCCGCGCCAAGCCGCCGATTCCGGCGATCAACGGTTTGTTCGGGAAGCCGACCGTGGTGAACAACGTGCTCACCCTTGGCACGGTGCCGACGGTGCTCGCGCACGGCGCCAAGGCCTACCAACAACTCGGCGTCGAGCGGTCCCGCGGCACCCAGGTCTTCCAACTCGGCGGCAACATCAAGCACGGCGGCATCGTCGAGACCGCGTTCGGCATCACCCTCGGTGAACTCGTCGACGGTTACGGCGGCGGCACCCGGTCCGGTCGCTCGGTACGGGCGGTGCAGGTCGGCGGGCCGCTGGGCGCGTACCTGCCGAGGGCGCAGTTCGACCTGCCGATGGACTACGAGGCGTTCGCCGCGGCGGGTGCCATGGTCGGTCACGGTGGCGTCGTGGTGTTCGACGAGACCGTCGACATGGCGGCGCAGGCCCGGTTCGCGATGGAATTCTGCGCTGCGGAGTCGTGCGGCAAGTGCACACCCTGTCGGGTCGGCGCGGTGCGCGGCGTTGAGGTCATCGACCGGATCACCGCAGGGGAGCACCGCGACGAAAACCTGGCGCTGCTCGAGGATCTGTGCGACGTGATGACCGAAGGTTCGTTGTGCGCGATGGGCGGGCTGACGCCGATGCCCGTGCGCAGCGCGATCAACCATTTCCCAGACGATTTCTCCGCCAAAGAACCCACAGCCAAAGAACCCATCAGCGCGAGGACGGAAGGCCAGCCATGA